A single Natranaerobius thermophilus JW/NM-WN-LF DNA region contains:
- a CDS encoding glycine/sarcosine/betaine reductase component B subunit: MKLTLEKVRVDDLVFGDHTMINGTTLIVNKNEIIKKVKEDDRIAKVNIDIVKPGESARLFSVRDVIEPRVKVDDTCELFPGTIGSVDQVGEGVTKVFKGATIVTTGKIVGVKEGIIDMSGPGAEYTPFSHTNNLVLDCDPISGLESRQYEEALRLAGLKIAHYIGEKCQEATAQEKVAYETLPIDQQKQKYPELPKVGYIYMLQSQGLLHDTYFYGVDAKEILPTYIYPTEVMDGAIVNGNSIIACDKNTTYHHLNNPIIEDLFEYHGKEINFCGVIITNENVTLEDKERSSNYTAKLSEQFGFDGVIISKEEYGNTDTDLIMNCKKIEEKGIKTVLVTDEYAGRDGSSQSLADADPKADAVVTTGNANETIILPPMDKIIGKIDSEDLDAGNYEGNLKHDQSIEIEIQAIIGATNELGFNKMGATEF, encoded by the coding sequence ATGAAACTGACTTTGGAAAAAGTAAGAGTTGATGATTTAGTTTTTGGTGATCACACCATGATTAACGGTACCACTTTAATCGTTAACAAAAACGAAATCATTAAAAAAGTTAAGGAAGATGATCGGATTGCTAAAGTAAACATAGACATTGTGAAGCCAGGTGAATCTGCTCGCTTATTTTCTGTAAGAGATGTAATTGAACCTAGAGTAAAAGTGGACGATACGTGTGAACTGTTTCCTGGTACGATTGGCAGTGTTGACCAGGTGGGAGAAGGGGTTACCAAAGTGTTTAAAGGTGCAACGATAGTAACCACCGGGAAAATTGTTGGAGTTAAGGAAGGTATTATAGACATGTCTGGTCCAGGAGCAGAGTACACACCTTTCTCTCATACGAATAACCTTGTACTAGACTGCGATCCGATTTCTGGCCTGGAAAGTCGCCAGTACGAAGAGGCTTTACGGCTGGCTGGCTTGAAAATCGCCCATTACATTGGTGAAAAATGTCAAGAGGCGACAGCCCAGGAAAAAGTCGCCTATGAAACGCTACCCATAGATCAACAGAAGCAAAAGTACCCTGAGCTACCGAAGGTGGGATACATCTATATGCTTCAAAGCCAGGGACTATTACACGATACTTATTTCTATGGTGTGGACGCTAAAGAGATACTACCTACTTATATTTATCCAACAGAAGTCATGGACGGTGCTATTGTCAACGGAAATAGTATTATAGCTTGCGACAAGAACACCACCTACCATCATTTGAATAATCCTATCATTGAAGATTTATTTGAATATCACGGTAAAGAAATTAATTTCTGCGGGGTCATTATTACAAATGAAAACGTTACTTTAGAGGATAAAGAGCGTTCTTCAAATTACACTGCTAAATTGTCGGAGCAATTTGGGTTTGATGGTGTCATCATTTCAAAAGAAGAGTACGGAAACACAGACACCGATTTGATTATGAATTGCAAGAAGATTGAGGAAAAGGGGATCAAAACGGTACTTGTAACGGACGAGTATGCAGGCCGGGATGGTTCTTCCCAATCCCTAGCAGACGCTGACCCGAAAGCAGATGCTGTAGTGACTACTGGAAATGCCAACGAAACGATCATATTACCCCCTATGGACAAAATTATTGGTAAAATCGATTCAGAGGATCTGGATGCTGGTAATTATGAAGGGAACCTCAAGCATGATCAGAGTATCGAAATAGAGATACAAGCTATTATTGGGGCAACCAATGAATTAGGTTTCAACAAGATGGGTGCAACCGAATTCTAA
- a CDS encoding CPBP family intramembrane glutamic endopeptidase yields MYKVDFKKDHLIGIVYVILFIIYAGILNYFSWADGVVEQLNPIYVISWILLYLPFLYYSFFRKEKDWSISDFGFVINYQVFITVAVYMIFIILNFELFSFKDWQSSGIEIFARTGEEVFFRGYLYVLLLRIFKYTEKPWVWAVLISSLAFAAVHTQTLLPDYGANMFDIFILAIVLALLRKWTESLLPAILIHVTLRTIFEADFFVVILSITWYFIFVLLAYSRK; encoded by the coding sequence TTGTATAAGGTAGATTTTAAAAAAGATCACCTTATAGGAATAGTCTATGTCATATTATTTATTATATATGCCGGTATACTGAATTACTTTTCATGGGCCGACGGAGTAGTTGAACAACTCAATCCAATTTACGTAATTTCCTGGATCTTGTTATATCTTCCTTTTTTGTATTATTCATTTTTTAGAAAAGAAAAAGACTGGAGTATTAGTGATTTTGGTTTTGTAATAAATTATCAAGTTTTCATAACTGTTGCAGTTTATATGATATTTATTATTTTAAATTTTGAGCTTTTTTCTTTCAAAGACTGGCAATCCTCAGGTATCGAAATCTTTGCGAGAACTGGTGAAGAGGTGTTTTTTCGTGGATACTTATATGTACTACTATTGAGGATTTTTAAATATACTGAGAAACCTTGGGTATGGGCGGTTCTAATATCGAGTTTAGCTTTCGCAGCAGTTCATACACAAACTTTACTCCCAGATTACGGAGCAAACATGTTTGATATTTTTATTTTAGCAATAGTGTTAGCTCTTTTAAGAAAATGGACTGAATCACTTTTGCCGGCTATTTTGATTCATGTTACCTTAAGAACCATATTTGAAGCAGATTTTTTTGTGGTTATTTTAAGTATAACTTGGTATTTTATTTTTGTTTTATTGGCATACTCACGAAAATAA
- a CDS encoding pentapeptide repeat-containing protein has translation MKLDQSKYENEVFDDLDLSCREFKNLTFTNCSFVDTNLEELKTDGCIFNQCDFTNARFNESKHHESAFLNCDFGGTNLFCVSFSDCKMVGTDFTESKTIAMYIFGGDWSYTNLRLSNLKGLDFSRTKLSHADLYGANLENAVFKEADLTGVNLAKAKLQGCDLRGAKIEDIDFRNLDLKNVRLDLTQAAIIVESFGAKLE, from the coding sequence TTGAAACTTGACCAGTCAAAATATGAAAATGAGGTATTTGATGATCTTGATCTGAGTTGCAGGGAGTTTAAAAATCTCACTTTTACGAATTGTAGTTTTGTTGATACTAACTTGGAAGAATTGAAAACTGATGGATGTATTTTTAATCAGTGTGACTTTACAAACGCCAGGTTCAATGAGTCGAAACATCATGAATCAGCATTTTTGAATTGTGACTTTGGGGGTACTAATTTATTCTGTGTTTCTTTTTCTGATTGCAAAATGGTTGGGACAGATTTTACAGAAAGTAAAACAATAGCCATGTATATATTTGGAGGAGACTGGTCTTATACTAATTTAAGACTCAGCAATTTAAAAGGGTTAGATTTTAGTAGAACCAAACTTTCTCATGCCGATCTGTATGGAGCTAACTTAGAAAATGCAGTTTTTAAAGAAGCAGATTTAACAGGTGTAAATTTAGCAAAAGCCAAGCTTCAGGGCTGTGATCTTAGAGGAGCTAAAATTGAGGATATTGACTTTAGAAACCTGGACTTAAAAAATGTTAGACTAGATTTAACTCAAGCAGCAATAATCGTAGAGTCTTTTGGTGCTAAATTGGAATAA
- a CDS encoding aldo/keto reductase, producing the protein MNYRKHRDFELSEIGIGTYSLSGVYGNVDINMFKEMLKRAYDLGINFFDTAEAYDEAEEILGDAVKDFRKDIYISSKVGVKGGNKPNLSKEYIKSACEESLRKLQTDYIDIYHVHFNDPYTPVEETISALEQLVKEGKIRKYGLGHLSKDVFKKYFSEGNVFSVIMEMNPLYYDKEVLTLCRKYNVAIIPFSVTGRGLLTDEFWNKDDYEFESGDIRNIDPQFFKDNFEFAKKVSGKFKKIADKYNKTLVQVTISWILNQNGVVSALTGPSKITHLEENIGGSGWQLKSEDLAELDDFLRAEQKNLEVKQKETINNILGKSLPKDVEQSFVDLIYVIETSIKLKLITEKDILPIFYDLFALKSNLAKDDISELEQIKFKLQNLIETK; encoded by the coding sequence ATGAATTATCGAAAACATAGAGATTTTGAACTTTCGGAAATAGGTATTGGTACTTATTCATTAAGTGGTGTTTATGGAAATGTAGATATTAATATGTTCAAGGAAATGCTTAAGAGGGCTTATGATTTAGGGATAAATTTTTTTGATACGGCAGAAGCATATGATGAAGCCGAAGAAATTTTAGGAGATGCTGTTAAAGATTTTCGAAAGGATATTTATATTTCAAGTAAGGTGGGGGTCAAAGGGGGGAATAAACCAAACCTCTCTAAAGAGTATATAAAGTCAGCTTGCGAAGAAAGCTTGAGAAAATTACAAACTGATTATATAGATATTTACCATGTACACTTTAATGATCCTTATACTCCTGTTGAAGAAACTATTAGTGCATTAGAACAGTTAGTGAAAGAAGGTAAAATAAGAAAATATGGTCTGGGACATCTAAGTAAAGATGTATTCAAAAAATATTTTAGTGAAGGAAATGTTTTTTCCGTTATTATGGAAATGAATCCACTTTATTATGACAAAGAGGTACTCACACTATGCCGAAAGTATAATGTAGCTATAATCCCTTTTAGCGTAACAGGGAGAGGACTTTTAACAGATGAGTTTTGGAACAAAGATGATTATGAGTTTGAGTCGGGAGATATAAGGAATATAGACCCTCAATTCTTTAAAGATAATTTTGAATTTGCTAAAAAAGTGAGTGGTAAGTTTAAAAAAATTGCAGATAAGTATAATAAAACATTGGTTCAAGTGACAATTTCTTGGATATTAAATCAAAATGGAGTAGTTAGTGCGTTAACAGGACCATCAAAGATTACCCATTTGGAAGAAAATATTGGTGGTAGTGGTTGGCAATTAAAATCAGAAGATTTAGCTGAACTTGATGATTTTCTTAGAGCAGAACAAAAAAATTTAGAGGTTAAACAAAAAGAAACTATAAATAATATACTAGGGAAATCTTTGCCAAAAGATGTTGAACAGTCTTTTGTAGATTTAATATATGTAATTGAAACTTCAATAAAGCTGAAATTAATAACTGAGAAGGACATACTGCCCATTTTTTACGATTTGTTTGCCCTAAAGTCAAACCTTGCCAAAGATGATATTTCAGAGTTGGAACAGATAAAATTTAAATTACAAAATTTAATAGAAACAAAATAA
- a CDS encoding InlB B-repeat-containing protein, producing the protein MSGRKLVYLVIVISLMVLTVFVTGCTQEKKAGDEQAKQDEDEPNEYKVEVQANPEEAGEITGEGTYEEGEKVELEAVSKEGYEFKKWHLEGEDISEDKKYNFTMEKDKKFQAVFETEYNSDKFEQITTETDDGTIKETIMGANLIDELDPVKSNALTDEPIYIGENYIAQPDEEKGDLVIYQKDNLEHFDTVEGIVTKEGTNEKCVIIEDQLIYIPNTGQRAYFYSLEEEQASKEKKLNIQDLEWDIPEGLEKDGRGKFFINIHNNLHFQTSVIGNHLFLYADHSWVVRHEKPPRVEKPFLKVFELSEDGFKQKEINFEEEFEESPLITDIAIYDDNSAIIASGDKGFSLIDLNNFSIEHLEVGGTSHEGEVPGEGDSNFVSHKILGVNEYGILLTKSEVPIHACSARSIEIWAPDSNNSLDLTASTVQHLPGGFEEEKDDVMLVGAIPDEKGIKNNLWPTNMTESEQIEEGKRKSSLQISAFVSLDNNKVMKDVGENNSKLSEYLHKELDFAQTLDNGEIDQLPVIVKDTDKDHLHHTFDDPRPPIEAPVFASTNLNANSLDIELVYLKDNIKLIQIDPEDQDIYLKKDDSVYQIEYDSLFSH; encoded by the coding sequence GTGTCAGGAAGAAAATTAGTTTATTTAGTAATAGTAATAAGCTTAATGGTTTTAACAGTTTTTGTGACAGGCTGTACTCAAGAGAAAAAAGCAGGAGATGAACAGGCTAAACAGGATGAAGATGAACCAAATGAATACAAAGTAGAGGTACAAGCTAATCCTGAAGAAGCTGGTGAGATAACAGGAGAAGGTACTTATGAAGAGGGGGAAAAGGTTGAACTAGAAGCAGTATCAAAAGAAGGTTATGAATTTAAGAAATGGCATTTAGAAGGAGAAGATATTAGTGAGGATAAAAAATATAATTTTACAATGGAAAAAGATAAAAAGTTCCAGGCAGTATTTGAGACAGAATATAATTCGGATAAGTTTGAACAGATAACCACAGAAACAGATGATGGTACTATTAAAGAAACTATCATGGGAGCAAATTTAATAGATGAATTAGACCCTGTAAAATCAAATGCATTAACTGACGAGCCAATTTATATAGGAGAAAATTATATTGCTCAACCTGATGAAGAAAAAGGTGACTTGGTCATTTACCAAAAAGATAATTTAGAACATTTTGATACCGTAGAAGGAATAGTTACAAAAGAAGGGACTAATGAGAAATGTGTAATTATTGAAGATCAGTTGATTTATATACCAAATACCGGTCAAAGAGCGTATTTTTATAGTCTCGAAGAGGAACAAGCTTCAAAAGAAAAAAAATTAAATATACAAGATTTAGAATGGGACATACCAGAGGGTTTAGAGAAGGATGGGAGAGGAAAATTCTTTATAAACATACATAACAATCTACACTTTCAAACTAGTGTTATTGGCAATCACCTATTTCTTTACGCAGATCATTCTTGGGTAGTAAGGCATGAAAAACCACCCAGAGTTGAAAAACCTTTTTTAAAAGTATTCGAGTTATCTGAAGATGGATTTAAACAAAAAGAGATAAATTTTGAAGAGGAGTTTGAAGAGTCCCCGTTAATTACGGATATAGCAATATACGATGATAATAGCGCTATTATAGCTAGTGGTGATAAAGGATTTAGTTTAATAGATTTAAACAATTTCTCTATAGAACATTTGGAGGTAGGCGGTACTAGTCATGAGGGGGAAGTCCCTGGCGAAGGTGATTCAAATTTTGTGTCCCATAAAATTTTAGGAGTCAATGAATATGGCATTTTACTTACTAAAAGTGAAGTGCCAATACATGCCTGTTCTGCTAGAAGTATAGAAATATGGGCTCCGGATAGCAATAATTCCCTCGATTTAACAGCAAGCACTGTACAGCACCTTCCCGGTGGTTTTGAAGAGGAAAAAGATGATGTAATGTTGGTAGGTGCTATCCCAGATGAAAAAGGGATTAAAAACAATTTATGGCCTACTAATATGACTGAATCTGAGCAAATTGAGGAAGGCAAAAGAAAATCTTCATTACAGATATCTGCTTTTGTAAGTTTAGATAATAATAAAGTGATGAAAGATGTTGGTGAAAATAATTCTAAATTGAGTGAGTACCTACACAAAGAATTAGATTTTGCTCAAACATTAGATAATGGAGAGATAGACCAGCTTCCGGTTATTGTAAAAGATACAGATAAAGATCATTTACACCATACATTTGACGATCCGCGTCCTCCTATTGAAGCTCCTGTTTTTGCGTCAACTAATCTAAACGCGAATAGTTTAGATATAGAATTGGTTTATCTTAAAGATAATATTAAGCTTATCCAAATTGATCCTGAAGATCAGGATATTTACTTAAAGAAAGATGATTCAGTTTATCAGATAGAGTATGATTCTTTGTTTAGTCATTAA
- a CDS encoding class I SAM-dependent methyltransferase: MKKEDIYNLPKYYDIAFSWDLSEEIYFLLDVFKKNVPFEVNNVLEPACGTGRYLIELPKYKNFSKIVGYDLNPEMVEYSNDKIKDKRLQEIASVAKDDMITAKFSEQFDLAINMINSIGYITKDEDILQHFRNTGECVKKDGLYIVQLNCAYSSFEKPMFVEWEMQSQGTKVKMKWTINSEDRKNKLSYQSSKMEVIDIDKDKKFKIEDEHVMRLWLFEDLKNLFQKSGLFKLISIYDKEFKEVNMTKEINGEMGNLYFVLKRI; this comes from the coding sequence TTGAAAAAAGAAGACATATATAACTTACCTAAATATTATGATATAGCCTTTTCGTGGGACTTATCAGAGGAAATATATTTTTTACTTGATGTATTTAAGAAAAACGTACCTTTTGAAGTTAATAACGTTTTGGAACCTGCATGTGGAACGGGACGTTACTTAATTGAACTGCCTAAATACAAAAATTTTAGTAAGATAGTAGGCTATGATTTGAACCCAGAGATGGTTGAATACAGTAATGATAAAATAAAAGATAAAAGACTTCAGGAAATTGCCTCTGTAGCTAAAGATGATATGATTACAGCAAAATTTAGTGAGCAATTTGATCTAGCCATCAATATGATAAATAGCATTGGTTACATAACAAAAGATGAAGATATACTCCAACATTTTAGGAACACAGGTGAATGTGTTAAAAAGGATGGTTTGTATATTGTTCAATTAAACTGCGCATATTCCAGTTTTGAAAAGCCAATGTTTGTTGAATGGGAAATGCAAAGCCAAGGAACTAAAGTGAAAATGAAATGGACTATTAATAGCGAAGATAGAAAAAACAAACTAAGTTACCAATCTTCTAAAATGGAAGTTATAGATATAGATAAAGATAAAAAATTCAAAATTGAAGATGAACATGTTATGAGACTTTGGTTATTTGAGGATTTGAAGAATTTATTTCAGAAGTCTGGTTTATTTAAATTAATAAGTATATATGATAAAGAATTTAAAGAAGTAAATATGACTAAAGAAATAAATGGAGAAATGGGTAATCTATATTTTGTTTTGAAAAGAATATAG
- a CDS encoding leucine-rich repeat domain-containing protein has protein sequence MSVRRSFQLLLITCLSVSVTFMTGCTPEYEVEIQADPEEAGEIEGEGTYEEGEEVTVEAEPNEGYEFKKWEKEGEEVSQDQEYKFEIEESIELVAEFAETVNIPDENLEAAIKEELGVDQVTKENIKQLTSLEARREGISDLINLGKAENLKNLNLSGNKIQDITALTELTGLEKLNLNNNEITDIKALHELTNLKEVNLIGNEIDEINFLGELNDLKKLSVRDNEMNLTLVDFDQSPGDDYIAYRVKSPLPLTVDVQVVNINEDLSVEQVFEPNSVTDRGELYSFTEASSYEDPFVQHVPKKHPFDVYKDHEWKNTQVLKVVVREEHEEGKDGEHKLPGEYKIDFKNREIIEINN, from the coding sequence TTGTCAGTAAGAAGGTCATTTCAATTATTATTGATCACATGCTTGTCTGTTTCAGTAACTTTTATGACAGGTTGCACACCAGAGTACGAAGTGGAGATACAAGCTGATCCTGAAGAAGCAGGAGAAATTGAAGGTGAAGGCACTTACGAAGAAGGAGAAGAGGTTACAGTTGAAGCTGAACCTAATGAAGGTTATGAATTTAAAAAATGGGAAAAAGAAGGTGAAGAAGTAAGTCAAGATCAAGAATATAAATTTGAAATTGAAGAAAGTATAGAATTAGTTGCTGAATTTGCAGAAACTGTAAACATTCCTGATGAAAACTTAGAAGCAGCTATTAAGGAAGAGTTAGGTGTAGATCAAGTGACAAAAGAAAATATTAAACAGTTAACATCTTTGGAGGCGAGAAGAGAAGGGATTAGCGATCTGATTAACTTGGGAAAGGCAGAAAATCTTAAAAACTTAAACCTTTCGGGCAATAAAATTCAAGATATAACCGCTTTAACTGAACTTACGGGACTAGAGAAGTTAAACTTAAACAATAATGAGATAACAGATATTAAAGCACTACATGAATTGACTAATCTTAAAGAAGTCAACCTTATAGGAAATGAAATCGATGAAATAAACTTTTTAGGAGAATTAAATGATCTCAAAAAACTTTCTGTAAGGGATAATGAGATGAATTTGACATTGGTTGATTTTGACCAATCTCCTGGAGATGACTATATAGCTTATAGGGTAAAAAGCCCATTACCCTTAACTGTCGATGTTCAGGTAGTAAACATAAATGAAGACTTAAGCGTTGAACAGGTATTTGAACCAAATAGTGTTACTGATCGGGGCGAGCTTTATAGTTTTACTGAAGCGTCTTCCTATGAAGACCCATTTGTTCAGCATGTTCCCAAAAAACATCCATTTGACGTTTATAAAGACCATGAATGGAAAAATACACAAGTTTTAAAGGTTGTTGTTCGTGAAGAACATGAAGAGGGTAAGGATGGAGAGCACAAGTTACCTGGAGAGTATAAAATCGATTTTAAAAACAGAGAGATTATTGAAATTAATAATTAA
- a CDS encoding class I SAM-dependent DNA methyltransferase, translating into MGKQEEIKFFNDQAKVWDNKITQEHIKVAKDFISEYNIGANNAVLDVGAGTGIIYTIIDNKNLTDYVGIDIAENMVKEFRKKHPEADIRCDDFELECQLEKAFDFVIIFDGIPHFRNLSKLFENAYNNLNKNGKFIIVHSKTRKEFKANQEKNGYNSEKSLIPTDAELIYHSKEKSFTNIIVEDDRYFKFVCEKN; encoded by the coding sequence ATGGGTAAACAGGAAGAAATCAAATTCTTTAATGATCAAGCAAAAGTGTGGGATAACAAGATTACGCAAGAACATATAAAAGTAGCTAAAGATTTTATTTCAGAATATAATATTGGGGCTAATAATGCGGTTCTTGATGTAGGTGCTGGAACAGGAATAATTTACACTATCATTGATAATAAAAACTTAACCGACTACGTTGGAATTGATATTGCTGAAAATATGGTTAAAGAATTTAGAAAAAAACACCCAGAAGCTGATATTAGGTGTGATGATTTTGAACTGGAATGTCAGTTAGAGAAAGCATTTGATTTTGTTATAATTTTTGATGGTATACCTCACTTCAGAAATTTAAGCAAGTTGTTTGAAAATGCATATAACAACTTGAATAAAAATGGGAAGTTTATAATCGTACATTCCAAAACTAGGAAAGAATTTAAAGCAAATCAAGAGAAAAACGGATATAATTCTGAAAAATCACTTATACCAACTGATGCCGAACTAATCTATCATAGTAAAGAAAAAAGTTTTACAAATATAATTGTCGAAGATGATAGATACTTTAAGTTTGTATGTGAAAAAAACTGA
- a CDS encoding GNAT family N-acetyltransferase, whose product MDHTIRWAKKEDCKELGKIHTKSWQMAYKNIIPDEILKRLNPTKRAEYFQNSLEQGTEKTGVIKVDDKIIGFITIGECRDDDYKSETGEIWGMYLLPDYWRQGYGKALISWGIEKLKEKGYRKATLWVLEKSKGPRKFYERMGFIEEGKVNQIEIGKKLNKVRYIKKLI is encoded by the coding sequence ATGGATCATACAATACGTTGGGCCAAGAAGGAAGACTGTAAAGAGCTTGGGAAAATTCACACAAAATCTTGGCAGATGGCTTATAAAAACATAATTCCCGATGAAATTCTTAAAAGGTTAAATCCAACTAAGCGAGCTGAATATTTCCAAAACTCTTTAGAGCAAGGAACGGAAAAAACAGGTGTAATTAAAGTTGATGATAAAATAATTGGATTTATAACTATAGGTGAATGTAGAGATGACGATTATAAGTCGGAAACAGGTGAGATTTGGGGAATGTACTTACTACCTGATTATTGGAGACAAGGGTACGGAAAAGCATTAATCTCTTGGGGAATTGAAAAGCTGAAGGAAAAAGGATATAGAAAAGCGACTTTGTGGGTTCTTGAAAAAAGTAAAGGACCGAGGAAATTTTATGAACGCATGGGGTTTATAGAAGAAGGAAAAGTGAATCAGATAGAGATAGGAAAGAAATTGAATAAAGTGAGATATATAAAAAAATTGATATGA
- a CDS encoding leucine-rich repeat domain-containing protein, which translates to MALISGCSSSGHVENEKIIFEDSEFEKTVKVSLGYFEDNAVLPKADDDKEIYLSDLKDIEKLSVHPKYNEIENIAGIEHMENLKVLELNRTEVSNIDPLKSLRKLEQLTLRDNQIEDIKAIENLNKLRFLDLANNSIDNIDPVKNLNNLEVLNLSNNEINDITPIKELEHLEKVYMKSIEELQSDPKNMEVIDSLEDRGVEVICD; encoded by the coding sequence ATGGCATTAATTTCTGGCTGTAGTTCATCGGGACATGTTGAAAATGAAAAAATAATTTTCGAAGACAGTGAATTTGAAAAAACAGTAAAGGTGAGTTTAGGATATTTTGAGGATAATGCGGTTTTGCCTAAAGCGGATGATGATAAAGAAATATATCTTTCGGATCTAAAAGATATCGAAAAATTATCAGTCCATCCTAAATATAATGAAATAGAAAACATAGCTGGAATAGAGCATATGGAAAACTTGAAGGTTCTAGAATTAAACAGAACAGAAGTATCAAATATTGATCCTTTGAAAAGCTTAAGGAAACTTGAACAACTTACCTTGAGGGATAATCAGATAGAAGATATAAAAGCAATAGAAAACTTAAATAAATTAAGATTTTTAGATTTAGCTAATAATAGTATAGATAATATTGACCCAGTTAAAAACCTTAATAATTTAGAGGTTTTAAATTTGTCAAATAATGAAATAAATGACATTACTCCGATAAAAGAACTTGAACATTTGGAAAAAGTTTATATGAAGAGTATAGAAGAATTGCAATCTGATCCTAAAAATATGGAAGTGATAGATTCATTGGAAGACAGAGGTGTTGAAGTTATTTGTGACTAA
- a CDS encoding class IV adenylate cyclase: protein MTINIEIKAKCSNPEKVREILKVEGAIYKGIDHQVDTYFNVNNGRLKLREGTIENNLISYQREEKKGPKESDYILYKTEPNTTLKDVLIRSLGIHIVVDKQREIYFIDNLKFHIDSVENLGNFIEIEAIDKGGSIGKEKLLKQCKQYMNLFGVCEEDLLSNSYSDLLEEVSYNKAKKQNR, encoded by the coding sequence ATGACCATTAATATTGAAATTAAAGCAAAATGTTCAAATCCCGAAAAAGTAAGAGAAATTTTAAAAGTTGAAGGTGCGATTTACAAAGGAATTGATCATCAAGTGGACACTTATTTTAATGTAAATAATGGCAGGTTAAAATTAAGAGAAGGAACTATCGAGAATAATCTTATAAGTTATCAGAGAGAAGAAAAAAAAGGTCCTAAAGAATCTGATTACATTTTATATAAAACAGAACCTAATACAACATTGAAGGATGTCCTTATTCGTAGTTTGGGTATTCATATTGTTGTAGACAAGCAAAGAGAAATTTACTTTATTGATAATTTGAAATTTCATATCGATAGTGTGGAAAATCTAGGGAACTTTATTGAAATTGAAGCTATCGATAAAGGTGGTAGTATCGGTAAAGAGAAACTGTTGAAGCAGTGTAAACAGTATATGAATTTGTTTGGAGTTTGTGAAGAAGACTTGTTGTCTAACTCTTATAGTGATTTATTAGAGGAAGTCTCTTATAATAAGGCGAAAAAACAGAATAGATGA